Proteins found in one candidate division KSB1 bacterium genomic segment:
- a CDS encoding class II aldolase/adducin family protein — MANEWQLRREIVAIGKKAYERGLVTATDGNISVRVMGDRFLITPSGSCLGELAPEQLVYVDFEGKTLSGGKPTGELAMHLAAYRERPDIHAVLHAHPPITTGFTIAGESLAQCVIPEVVVIFGTIPTTEYATISTEEGAKVIRELIRDHDALILDRHGTITVGKTLIDAYRKLEKVEYAAQVTLVAKQLGKVKTLSREQIQKLEAVRQKYGYQGRKSLCEACGLCNIS; from the coding sequence ATGGCGAATGAATGGCAATTGCGACGGGAGATCGTCGCGATTGGCAAAAAGGCTTACGAACGCGGGCTGGTGACGGCCACAGATGGGAATATCAGCGTGCGAGTCATGGGAGATCGTTTTCTGATCACACCGAGCGGCAGTTGCCTCGGAGAATTGGCACCCGAACAATTGGTTTATGTCGATTTTGAAGGCAAGACATTATCTGGCGGTAAGCCAACTGGAGAGCTGGCCATGCACCTGGCTGCTTATCGAGAGCGGCCAGACATCCATGCCGTCTTGCATGCACACCCACCAATTACCACGGGCTTTACCATCGCTGGCGAATCACTGGCGCAATGCGTCATCCCCGAGGTTGTGGTGATCTTCGGGACCATCCCTACTACGGAATATGCCACTATTTCAACTGAAGAGGGTGCCAAAGTCATTCGGGAATTGATCCGCGACCATGATGCTTTGATATTGGATCGGCATGGGACAATTACAGTGGGAAAAACCCTCATCGACGCATATCGCAAACTCGAGAAGGTCGAATATGCCGCCCAGGTCACCCTGGTTGCCAAACAATTGGGCAAAGTGAAAACCTTATCGCGTGAACAAATTCAAAAATTGGAAGCCGTCAGGCAAAAATATGGCTATCAGGGCCGAAAATCGCTATGCGAGGCATGTGGCCTCTGCAATATTTCATGA